From Achromobacter spanius, a single genomic window includes:
- a CDS encoding DUF2868 domain-containing protein: MPLPTSRDTPPLIDSAVQRPLRAHWLAELIRLRETHWGPLEDAQAVRQVRQLDADLPSRILARAALLAQRENLDPLVDAWRRSATAMLAVLFVLALVSGAAAAAGALGDGTRPVNVLWAVGALLGLHALTFLLWLASFLLRPAAVTGFGRLWLWATRKLARGPDGALVPQAFLNLLSRVGALRGLFGSISHLLWLTALCAALATLLAVLSTASYRFIWATTLLAPDTFVWLTQAIGWLPAHLGFPMPDAATIRASDGTQVLPASAQAQWSLWLIGVLVVYGIVPRLIAGALCVAATLRALRRVRIDPALAGFSPLRDRLEPPALSTGIDRPVDPLHEPRVRAPALDGLGGQPVLLALELPADLTWPPADLPGTIRQAGNLDTREERNRVLDALAQSAASRLLIACDARQTPDRGTLSLVADLSAHAGQTRVWLILPQGGAEARSETRADLWRDRLLALGLPADAILQAPVAPLTWLESGHG; the protein is encoded by the coding sequence ATGCCGCTTCCGACCTCTCGCGATACTCCCCCCCTCATCGACAGCGCCGTCCAGCGCCCCTTGCGCGCGCACTGGCTGGCCGAGCTGATCCGGCTGCGCGAAACGCACTGGGGGCCGCTTGAAGACGCGCAAGCGGTGCGCCAGGTACGCCAGCTCGATGCCGACCTGCCGTCTCGCATCCTTGCCCGCGCCGCGCTGCTGGCACAACGCGAAAACCTCGATCCCCTCGTCGACGCCTGGCGCCGCAGCGCCACGGCCATGCTGGCCGTGCTGTTCGTGCTGGCGCTGGTTTCCGGCGCAGCCGCCGCCGCGGGCGCGCTGGGCGACGGCACGCGGCCCGTCAACGTGCTGTGGGCGGTGGGCGCCCTGCTGGGGCTGCATGCGCTGACCTTCCTGTTGTGGCTGGCAAGTTTTCTGCTGCGGCCCGCGGCCGTGACCGGCTTTGGGCGCCTATGGCTTTGGGCCACGCGCAAGCTGGCGCGCGGGCCCGATGGCGCGCTGGTGCCGCAGGCCTTCCTGAATCTGCTGTCGCGCGTCGGCGCCTTGCGCGGCCTGTTCGGCAGCATCAGCCATCTGCTGTGGCTGACCGCGCTGTGCGCCGCACTCGCAACGCTGCTGGCGGTGCTGTCCACCGCCAGCTACCGCTTCATCTGGGCCACCACGCTGCTCGCGCCCGACACCTTCGTGTGGCTGACGCAGGCCATCGGCTGGCTGCCCGCGCATCTGGGCTTTCCCATGCCCGACGCCGCGACGATCCGCGCCAGCGACGGCACGCAGGTCCTGCCGGCCAGCGCGCAGGCGCAATGGTCGCTCTGGTTGATCGGCGTGCTGGTGGTATACGGCATCGTGCCGCGCCTGATCGCGGGCGCGCTGTGCGTCGCCGCCACGCTGCGCGCGCTGCGGCGCGTGCGCATCGATCCCGCCCTGGCGGGCTTCTCGCCCCTGCGCGACCGGCTCGAACCGCCCGCGCTGTCCACCGGCATCGACCGGCCCGTCGATCCCCTGCACGAACCGCGCGTGCGTGCCCCGGCGCTGGACGGCCTGGGCGGGCAGCCCGTGCTGCTGGCGCTTGAGCTGCCGGCCGATCTGACATGGCCGCCCGCGGATCTGCCCGGCACCATCCGTCAGGCCGGCAACCTGGATACGCGCGAAGAACGCAACCGCGTGCTCGATGCGCTGGCCCAGTCGGCGGCCTCGCGCCTGTTGATCGCCTGCGACGCGCGCCAGACGCCCGACCGCGGCACGCTGTCGCTGGTGGCGGATCTGTCGGCCCACGCCGGACAGACGCGGGTCTGGCTGATCCTGCCGCAAGGCGGTGCAGAAGCTCGCAGCGAAACCCGCGCCGACCTCTGGCGCGATCGCCTGCTGGCGCTGGGCCTGCCCGCCGACGCCATCCTGCAGGCGCCCGTCGCGCCGCTCACCTGGCTGGAGTCCGGTCATGGCTGA
- a CDS encoding ABC transporter permease has protein sequence MIARIAPFFTRAADSDLWHSFKRSPGAIIAAIVTLVIVLGALFAPVVAPHNPFDLASLSIMDANTPPAWEEGGSPDFLLGTDDQGRDILSAVMYGSRVSLLVGFASVLFSMVLGVTLGLISGYAGGRVDSFIMRIADVQLSFPAILVALLIDGVARGLLPRDMHDQLALYVLIFAIGISGWVQYARTVRGSTLVERNKEYVQAAKLIGIGPITILRRHILPNVMGPVLVIATIHLAIAIITEATLSFLGVGVPPTAPSLGTLIRIGNSYLFSGMWWISIFPGIALVALVLSVNLLGDWLRDALNPKLR, from the coding sequence ATGATTGCTCGCATCGCTCCCTTCTTCACACGCGCCGCCGACAGCGACCTGTGGCACAGCTTCAAACGCTCGCCCGGCGCGATCATCGCCGCGATCGTCACGCTGGTCATCGTGCTCGGCGCGCTGTTCGCGCCGGTCGTCGCGCCGCACAATCCGTTCGATCTCGCGTCCTTGAGCATCATGGACGCCAACACGCCGCCGGCCTGGGAAGAGGGCGGCAGCCCGGATTTCCTGCTCGGCACGGACGACCAGGGCCGCGACATCCTGTCGGCCGTCATGTACGGCTCGCGCGTGTCGCTGCTGGTCGGCTTTGCCTCGGTGCTGTTCTCGATGGTGCTGGGCGTGACGCTCGGGCTCATCAGCGGCTATGCGGGCGGGCGCGTCGACAGCTTCATCATGCGTATCGCCGACGTGCAGCTCTCGTTTCCGGCGATCCTGGTCGCGCTGCTGATCGACGGCGTCGCGCGCGGTTTGTTGCCGCGCGACATGCACGATCAGCTCGCGCTCTACGTGCTGATCTTCGCCATCGGCATTTCCGGCTGGGTGCAGTACGCGCGCACGGTGCGCGGCTCGACGCTGGTCGAACGCAACAAGGAATACGTGCAGGCGGCCAAGCTGATCGGCATCGGCCCGATCACCATCCTGCGCCGCCACATCCTGCCCAACGTCATGGGGCCGGTGCTGGTCATCGCCACCATCCACCTGGCGATCGCCATCATCACCGAGGCCACGCTGTCGTTTCTGGGCGTGGGCGTGCCGCCCACCGCGCCGTCGCTCGGCACGTTGATCCGCATCGGCAACAGCTATCTGTTTTCAGGCATGTGGTGGATCTCGATCTTCCCCGGCATCGCGCTGGTGGCGTTGGTGCTGTCGGTCAACCTGCTGGGCGACTGGCTGCGCGACGCGCTCAACCCCAAGCTGCGCTGA
- a CDS encoding dipeptide ABC transporter ATP-binding protein, with the protein MALLNIEDIRIEFPSRRGTLVAVDGVTLSLEKGEILGVVGESGAGKSTIGNAVIGLLEAPGRLAGGSVLLNGERIDTLTPAQKRKVRGRRIGMIFQDPLTSLDPLQTVESQLVETMLVHLDLTHDAAKKRAVQLLAQVGIDQPELRVQQYPHQFSGGMRQRVVIALALCCEPEVIIADEPTTALDVSIQAQILDLLRKLCREEQVGMIIITHDMGVIADVTDRVAVLYRGKLVEQGPTAKILGDPDHAYTRSLISAVPRPDIKLKRFPLVTYIESVRTPAQPLDLATHWLGQRRDFGKRTEGPLVQARDLSMRFVLKSAFFKRNQRTLDAVKRVNLSIGEGEVFGLVGESGSGKSTVARLISGLYTPSEGSVTFGGTDLTALKGEKELNPFRRQIQMIFQDPFSSLNPRMRVLDIVAEPIRFHKLAASEAETRRIVADLLDVVGLADRAAERFPHEFSGGQRQRICIARALATRPRFLICDEPTSALDVSIQAQILNLLKDLQEELGLTMLFISHDLPVIRQMCDRVGVMRHGELLEVADTETLFEHPQHPYSQHLLGLMPRLQSMSREGLDVVG; encoded by the coding sequence ATGGCCCTGCTGAACATTGAAGACATCCGCATTGAATTTCCTAGCCGCCGCGGCACGCTGGTGGCGGTGGACGGCGTAACCCTGTCGCTGGAAAAAGGCGAGATCCTGGGCGTGGTGGGCGAATCCGGCGCGGGAAAGTCCACCATCGGCAACGCCGTCATCGGCCTCTTGGAAGCACCCGGGCGCCTGGCCGGCGGATCGGTGCTGCTCAACGGCGAACGCATCGACACACTTACGCCCGCGCAAAAGCGCAAAGTGCGCGGCCGGCGCATCGGCATGATCTTCCAGGATCCGCTGACGTCGCTCGACCCGCTGCAGACCGTCGAAAGCCAGCTTGTCGAAACGATGCTGGTGCATCTGGACCTGACGCATGACGCGGCCAAGAAACGCGCCGTGCAGCTGCTGGCGCAGGTCGGCATCGACCAGCCCGAACTGCGCGTCCAGCAATACCCTCACCAGTTCTCCGGCGGCATGCGGCAGCGCGTGGTGATCGCGCTGGCGCTGTGCTGCGAACCTGAAGTCATCATCGCCGACGAGCCCACCACCGCGCTCGACGTGTCGATCCAGGCGCAGATCCTGGACCTGCTTAGAAAGCTGTGCCGCGAAGAGCAGGTGGGCATGATCATCATCACGCACGACATGGGCGTGATTGCGGATGTGACCGACCGCGTGGCGGTGCTGTATCGCGGCAAGCTGGTCGAGCAAGGCCCCACCGCCAAGATCCTGGGCGACCCCGACCACGCCTACACACGCAGCCTGATCTCGGCCGTGCCGCGTCCGGACATCAAGCTCAAGCGCTTTCCGCTGGTGACTTACATCGAATCCGTGCGCACGCCCGCGCAGCCGCTGGACCTGGCCACGCACTGGCTGGGGCAGCGCCGCGACTTCGGCAAGCGCACCGAAGGCCCACTGGTGCAGGCGCGCGATCTGTCCATGCGATTCGTGCTCAAGAGCGCGTTCTTCAAGCGCAACCAGCGCACGCTGGACGCGGTCAAGCGCGTGAACCTGTCCATCGGCGAAGGCGAGGTCTTTGGCCTGGTCGGCGAATCGGGTTCGGGCAAATCGACCGTGGCGCGGCTGATATCTGGGCTTTACACGCCAAGCGAAGGCTCCGTCACCTTTGGCGGCACGGACCTCACGGCGCTCAAGGGCGAGAAGGAACTCAACCCGTTCCGCCGTCAGATCCAGATGATCTTCCAGGATCCGTTCTCGTCGCTGAACCCGCGCATGCGGGTGCTGGACATCGTGGCCGAGCCGATCCGCTTCCACAAGCTGGCCGCGAGCGAGGCGGAGACGCGCCGCATCGTGGCCGACCTGCTCGACGTGGTGGGCCTTGCCGACCGTGCCGCCGAACGCTTCCCGCACGAGTTCTCGGGCGGCCAACGGCAGCGCATCTGCATCGCGCGGGCACTGGCCACGCGACCGCGCTTCCTGATCTGCGACGAGCCCACCTCGGCGCTGGACGTATCCATCCAGGCGCAGATCCTGAACCTGCTCAAGGACCTGCAGGAAGAGCTTGGCCTGACCATGCTCTTCATCAGCCACGACCTGCCGGTGATCCGCCAGATGTGTGACCGCGTCGGCGTGATGCGCCACGGCGAACTGCTGGAAGTGGCCGACACCGAAACCCTGTTCGAACACCCGCAGCATCCCTACAGCCAACATCTGCTCGGCCTGATGCCTCGCCTGCAATCCATGTCCCGCGAAGGGCTGGACGTGGTGGGCTGA
- a CDS encoding metal-dependent hydrolase family protein, which yields MSESRQTLFIGGKVFDGEGRTLPNHGVLVEGARVARVAPAGEFSGYAGARVDTTGMTLMPSLADCHVHLVYTGGADPNAQLSKQGPAQITLTALENAQASLRGGVTALRDCGGKDYLEFGVRDAIARGVFPGPTIKASGRIICMTGGHGNRIGRVADGCEEVVKAVREQVHAGCDLVKIMATGGVMTPGVSPMDAHYSFDEMKAGVHEAKRFRKSTASHAQGTQGILNAVRAGIDSIEHGIFMDDDCLREMLEAETYLVPTIAAVRNIIANADNGIPAYAVEKARAVEQRHRESFQMYYKAGGRIALGTDAGTPFNLHGENAMELAYMVEFGMTPVDALIAGTSRGHDLMGMTDHGVIAEGKVADLLLVQGDPAEDIMKAADKRFHVAVLRNGELAAGALPF from the coding sequence ATGAGCGAGTCACGGCAAACCCTCTTCATCGGCGGCAAGGTATTCGACGGCGAGGGACGAACCTTGCCCAACCACGGCGTGCTGGTCGAGGGCGCGCGCGTGGCCCGCGTGGCGCCTGCAGGCGAATTTTCGGGCTACGCGGGTGCAAGGGTCGACACCACCGGCATGACGCTCATGCCCAGCCTGGCCGATTGCCACGTCCATCTGGTCTACACGGGCGGCGCGGACCCCAATGCGCAATTGAGCAAGCAGGGCCCGGCGCAGATCACGCTGACCGCGCTGGAGAACGCACAGGCCAGCCTGCGTGGCGGCGTCACGGCGCTGCGCGACTGCGGCGGCAAGGACTATCTGGAATTCGGCGTGCGCGACGCCATCGCGCGCGGCGTGTTTCCCGGCCCCACCATCAAGGCCTCAGGCCGCATCATCTGCATGACGGGCGGCCACGGCAACCGCATCGGCCGCGTGGCCGACGGTTGCGAGGAAGTGGTCAAGGCCGTGCGCGAACAGGTTCACGCCGGCTGCGACCTGGTCAAGATCATGGCCACGGGCGGCGTCATGACGCCGGGCGTCAGCCCCATGGATGCGCACTACAGCTTTGACGAAATGAAGGCGGGCGTGCACGAGGCCAAGCGCTTTCGCAAAAGCACCGCCAGCCACGCGCAAGGCACGCAAGGCATCCTGAACGCGGTGCGCGCCGGCATCGATTCGATCGAGCACGGCATCTTCATGGACGACGACTGCCTGCGCGAAATGCTGGAAGCCGAGACCTATCTGGTGCCGACCATCGCCGCCGTGCGCAACATCATCGCCAACGCCGACAACGGCATACCCGCCTACGCGGTAGAGAAGGCCCGCGCGGTGGAACAGCGCCATCGCGAGTCGTTCCAGATGTACTACAAGGCCGGCGGCCGGATCGCGCTGGGCACCGACGCAGGCACGCCGTTCAACCTGCACGGCGAGAACGCCATGGAACTGGCGTACATGGTGGAGTTCGGCATGACGCCGGTCGACGCGCTGATCGCCGGCACGTCACGCGGCCATGACCTGATGGGCATGACCGACCACGGCGTGATTGCAGAGGGCAAGGTGGCCGACCTGCTGCTGGTGCAGGGCGACCCGGCTGAAGACATCATGAAGGCCGCCGATAAACGCTTTCACGTCGCCGTGCTGCGCAACGGCGAACTTGCGGCGGGGGCCTTGCCGTTCTGA
- a CDS encoding ABC transporter substrate-binding protein produces the protein MRTFPHFKQAALAAAVAASLAFSAGAAAKTLHWSYQGDATSMDPMALNETFTLGFQGNIYETLAGYDGNLKLTPLLAESWENPEPTKWVFKLRKDVKFHDGSPFTADDVIFSWKRSLTPGSDMKGYGAKASDIKKVDDYTIEVITPTPNPILPREWVFLYIMSKNWAEKNKTTEATNVKGDNQGNYANLHANGTGPFMLTERQPDVKTVLKRYGGYWNKNIKTNIDEVIFQPITQEATRVAALISGEMDVVQPVPVQDWKRLEDAKGVKPLTAPEARAIFIGMDQDRDELLFSDVKGKNPFKDVRVREAVVLAVDTKAINEKIMRGAAKPLGSLIATSINGYDESFGAPYKPDPERAKKLLAEAGYPKGFTVTMDCPNDRYVNDEKVCQAVAGMLARVGIKINLLAQTKSKYFGKILLQAGNQTSMYMLGWTPSSTDAHNTLLNLTSCRDAKTAAGQFNLGGYCNKKVDELTNKIGVETDQAKRNAMIKEAFGIVRSDFGYLPLHQQPMSWGVKENVTVTQRADDVLDLRDVVLP, from the coding sequence ATGCGTACTTTTCCCCACTTCAAGCAGGCGGCGCTGGCCGCTGCCGTGGCCGCCTCGCTGGCCTTCAGCGCCGGCGCAGCCGCCAAAACGCTGCACTGGTCGTATCAGGGCGACGCCACGTCGATGGATCCGATGGCCCTGAACGAGACCTTCACGCTGGGTTTCCAGGGCAACATCTACGAAACGCTGGCCGGCTATGACGGCAACCTGAAACTCACGCCGCTGCTCGCCGAAAGCTGGGAGAACCCCGAGCCCACCAAATGGGTCTTCAAGCTGCGCAAGGATGTGAAGTTCCACGACGGCTCGCCGTTCACCGCCGACGACGTGATCTTCTCGTGGAAGCGCAGCCTGACGCCCGGCTCGGACATGAAGGGCTACGGCGCCAAGGCCAGCGACATCAAGAAGGTGGACGACTACACCATCGAAGTCATCACGCCCACGCCCAACCCCATCCTGCCGCGCGAATGGGTGTTCCTGTACATCATGAGCAAGAACTGGGCGGAAAAGAACAAGACCACCGAGGCCACCAACGTCAAGGGCGACAACCAGGGCAACTACGCCAACCTGCACGCCAACGGCACCGGCCCGTTCATGCTGACCGAACGCCAGCCCGACGTGAAGACGGTGCTCAAGCGCTACGGCGGCTACTGGAACAAGAACATCAAGACCAACATCGACGAGGTCATCTTCCAGCCGATCACGCAGGAAGCCACGCGCGTGGCCGCACTGATCTCGGGCGAGATGGACGTCGTGCAGCCCGTCCCGGTGCAGGACTGGAAGCGCCTGGAAGACGCCAAGGGCGTCAAGCCGCTGACCGCGCCCGAAGCCCGCGCCATCTTCATCGGCATGGACCAGGACCGCGACGAGCTGCTGTTCTCCGACGTGAAGGGCAAGAACCCGTTCAAGGACGTGCGCGTGCGCGAGGCGGTCGTGCTGGCCGTGGACACCAAGGCCATCAACGAGAAGATCATGCGCGGCGCGGCCAAGCCGCTGGGCTCGCTGATCGCCACGTCGATCAACGGCTACGACGAATCGTTCGGCGCGCCGTACAAGCCTGATCCGGAGCGCGCCAAGAAGCTGTTGGCCGAAGCCGGCTACCCCAAGGGCTTCACCGTGACGATGGACTGCCCGAACGACCGCTACGTCAACGACGAAAAGGTCTGCCAGGCCGTGGCCGGCATGCTGGCGCGCGTGGGCATCAAGATCAACCTGCTGGCGCAGACCAAGTCCAAGTACTTCGGCAAGATCCTGCTGCAGGCCGGCAACCAGACCAGCATGTACATGCTGGGTTGGACGCCCAGCTCCACCGACGCGCACAACACGCTGCTGAACCTGACCTCGTGCCGCGACGCCAAGACGGCCGCGGGCCAGTTCAACCTGGGCGGCTACTGCAACAAGAAGGTGGACGAGCTGACCAACAAGATCGGCGTCGAAACCGATCAGGCCAAGCGCAACGCGATGATCAAGGAAGCCTTCGGCATCGTGCGCAGCGACTTCGGCTACCTGCCGCTGCACCAACAGCCCATGTCTTGGGGCGTGAAGGAAAACGTCACCGTCACCCAGCGCGCCGACGACGTGCTGGACCTGCGCGACGTCGTGCTGCCGTAA
- a CDS encoding helix-turn-helix domain-containing protein, with product MGNTATAPADFSVFRTLSRSTATLQRAASLGEGMAISQWSRTARETLGYETPGHHTLSLYLHGGDRSFRVGQDSLHGGAGKFCVLPAEHHSRWSMNDNVRFLHLYIAPQRLAREAVMRLDCEPRTLELRDRTYIQDDSLIDVCRRLLGADWNEPADRLAASSAAETVLHHLLMQGVARKTPQPARGGLAPGVRRRLMDYVDAHLADPLTLDELAGVAALSTYHFARMFHASFGEPPHGWVRGRRVARAQRLLAAGKGDLASIAQACGFGSASHLARVFRDAIGVTPGQYRSAHARH from the coding sequence ATGGGCAACACCGCTACGGCCCCGGCCGATTTCTCCGTCTTCCGCACGCTGTCGCGCTCGACTGCGACGTTGCAGCGTGCCGCGTCGCTGGGCGAGGGCATGGCGATCTCGCAATGGTCGCGCACCGCCCGCGAAACCCTGGGCTACGAAACGCCCGGCCACCACACGCTGTCGCTGTACCTGCACGGCGGCGACCGGTCGTTTCGCGTGGGCCAGGACTCGCTGCATGGCGGCGCGGGAAAATTCTGCGTGCTGCCCGCCGAGCACCATTCCCGCTGGAGCATGAACGACAACGTGCGGTTTCTGCACCTGTACATCGCCCCGCAGCGGCTGGCGCGCGAAGCCGTCATGCGGCTGGACTGCGAACCGCGCACGCTCGAGCTGCGCGACCGCACCTACATCCAGGACGACTCGCTGATCGACGTCTGCCGCCGGCTGCTGGGCGCCGACTGGAACGAACCCGCCGACCGCCTGGCCGCCAGCAGCGCCGCCGAGACCGTGCTGCATCACCTGCTGATGCAGGGCGTCGCGCGCAAGACCCCGCAACCGGCGCGCGGGGGCCTCGCGCCCGGCGTGCGCCGGCGCTTGATGGATTACGTGGACGCGCATCTGGCCGATCCGCTGACGCTCGACGAACTGGCTGGCGTTGCCGCGTTGTCCACGTATCACTTCGCCCGCATGTTCCACGCCTCGTTTGGCGAACCGCCGCACGGCTGGGTGCGAGGCCGGCGTGTCGCCCGCGCCCAACGCCTGCTGGCGGCCGGCAAGGGCGACCTCGCCAGCATTGCGCAGGCCTGCGGCTTTGGCAGCGCCAGTCACCTTGCCCGCGTCTTTCGCGACGCCATCGGCGTCACGCCGGGCCAGTACCGCAGCGCACACGCCAGGCACTGA
- a CDS encoding GTPase/DUF3482 domain-containing protein has product MADPLIKIALVGHTNTGKTSLLRTLTRDTTFGEVADRPGTTRHVEGARLRLDGRPVLEWFDTPGMEDSIALLEYLERLDRPGERLDGPARIRRFLDTPEAHGRYEQEARVLTKMLDCDAALYVIDARDPVLGKHRDELAILAACGRPLLPVLNFVNAPAHRADAWRDAMARLGLHAVVEFDSIAPPLDGEQQLYAKLGVLLDRHAGALARLSDSLAAQRRERHAAAYELVADLLIDVAALHVSSASDEAALAAASGQLRDQVRQREQTCVNALLALYNFRATDYTDDALPLQGERWGMDLFHPQALKDMGVQVGMGAAAGAMAGAAVDLMSAGLSLGTGMLIGAAAGGLWQGVEKLGKRVAGKLRGYREISVDDAVLRLLALRQRQLIEALERRGHAAREPLRLDLPADDAWRKGPLPDALKEARSRPEWSALGKHYEDSDRRKRMLHELAKTLASAPLPAE; this is encoded by the coding sequence ATGGCTGATCCGCTCATCAAGATCGCGCTGGTCGGCCACACCAACACCGGCAAGACCTCGCTGTTGCGCACGCTGACCCGCGACACCACGTTTGGCGAAGTCGCCGACCGCCCCGGCACCACGCGCCACGTCGAAGGCGCGCGTTTGCGCCTGGACGGGCGGCCGGTGCTGGAATGGTTCGACACGCCCGGCATGGAAGACAGCATCGCCTTGCTGGAATATCTGGAACGTCTGGATCGGCCGGGCGAACGGCTCGACGGCCCCGCGCGCATCCGACGTTTTCTGGACACGCCCGAAGCGCATGGCCGCTACGAACAGGAGGCGCGCGTCCTGACCAAGATGCTCGACTGCGATGCCGCGCTTTACGTCATCGACGCGCGCGATCCGGTGCTGGGCAAGCATCGCGATGAACTTGCCATCCTGGCCGCTTGCGGCCGGCCGCTGCTGCCGGTGCTCAACTTCGTCAACGCACCCGCGCACCGCGCCGACGCCTGGCGCGACGCCATGGCGCGGCTGGGTCTGCACGCCGTGGTGGAGTTCGACTCCATCGCGCCGCCGCTCGATGGCGAGCAGCAACTGTATGCCAAGCTTGGCGTGCTGCTGGACCGTCATGCCGGGGCGCTGGCGCGCTTGTCCGACAGCCTGGCCGCGCAACGCCGCGAGCGCCATGCCGCCGCCTACGAACTGGTCGCCGACCTGCTCATCGACGTGGCCGCGCTGCACGTGTCCAGCGCAAGCGACGAAGCCGCGCTGGCCGCCGCGTCCGGCCAGCTGCGCGATCAGGTGCGCCAGCGCGAACAGACCTGCGTCAACGCGCTGCTGGCGCTCTACAACTTCCGCGCCACCGATTACACCGATGACGCGTTGCCGCTGCAGGGCGAACGCTGGGGCATGGATCTCTTTCATCCGCAGGCGCTCAAGGACATGGGCGTGCAGGTCGGCATGGGCGCAGCCGCGGGCGCCATGGCCGGCGCCGCCGTCGACCTGATGAGCGCGGGCCTCAGCCTGGGCACCGGCATGCTGATCGGCGCGGCCGCGGGCGGCTTGTGGCAAGGCGTCGAAAAGCTGGGCAAGCGCGTCGCAGGCAAGCTGCGCGGCTATCGCGAGATCAGCGTGGACGATGCGGTGCTGCGCCTGCTCGCATTGCGCCAGCGGCAACTGATCGAGGCGCTGGAGCGCCGTGGCCACGCCGCCCGCGAACCGTTGCGCCTGGACCTGCCGGCCGATGATGCCTGGCGCAAGGGCCCCTTGCCCGACGCGTTGAAGGAAGCGCGCAGCCGGCCGGAATGGTCGGCCCTGGGTAAACACTATGAAGACAGCGACCGCCGCAAGCGCATGCTGCACGAATTGGCGAAAACCCTAGCATCCGCGCCGCTCCCGGCCGAATGA
- a CDS encoding ABC transporter permease, producing the protein MLSFIAQRLFQSVLVMLTVALIAFSMFRYVGDPVASMVGQDTTPEQRAQLREQLGLDDPFVVQYAHFVINAVQGDFGMSYRHRRPVSDLLEERMPATLELSFVSAVMALALGIPMGIYTALKRHGVLSKAFMAISLAGISLPTFLIGILLILFFGVQLRWLPSFGRGDVVSLGWWTTGFLTKSGWLALIMPAITLALFQMTLIMRLVRAEMLEVLRADFIKFARARGLPERLINFRHALKNTMVPVITITGLQLGSIIAFAIITETVFQWPGMGLLFIQAISMVDIPVMAAYLVLIAFMFVVINLVVDLLYFAVDPRLRVQSK; encoded by the coding sequence ATGCTTTCCTTTATTGCGCAGCGGCTGTTTCAGTCGGTGCTCGTGATGTTGACGGTGGCGCTGATTGCGTTCTCGATGTTCCGCTACGTGGGCGACCCGGTCGCCAGCATGGTCGGCCAGGACACGACGCCCGAACAGCGCGCCCAGTTGCGCGAACAGCTCGGCCTGGATGATCCCTTCGTCGTGCAGTACGCGCATTTCGTCATCAATGCAGTGCAGGGCGACTTCGGCATGTCGTACCGGCACCGCCGCCCGGTCAGCGACCTGCTCGAAGAGCGCATGCCCGCCACGCTGGAACTGTCGTTCGTGTCCGCCGTCATGGCGCTGGCGCTCGGCATCCCCATGGGCATCTACACCGCGCTCAAGCGCCACGGCGTGCTGTCCAAGGCCTTCATGGCGATCTCGCTGGCAGGCATCTCGCTGCCCACGTTCCTCATCGGCATCCTGCTCATCCTGTTCTTCGGCGTTCAGCTGCGATGGCTGCCCAGCTTCGGGCGCGGCGACGTGGTTAGCCTGGGATGGTGGACCACGGGCTTTCTCACCAAGTCAGGTTGGCTGGCGCTCATCATGCCCGCCATCACGCTGGCGCTCTTTCAGATGACTCTCATCATGCGCCTGGTGCGTGCCGAGATGCTGGAAGTGCTGCGCGCCGACTTCATCAAATTCGCGCGCGCACGCGGCCTGCCTGAACGGCTGATCAATTTCCGCCATGCGCTCAAGAACACGATGGTGCCCGTCATCACCATCACGGGGCTGCAGCTGGGCTCCATCATCGCGTTCGCCATCATCACCGAGACGGTGTTCCAGTGGCCCGGCATGGGTCTGCTGTTCATCCAGGCCATCAGCATGGTGGACATCCCGGTCATGGCCGCGTATCTCGTTCTGATCGCCTTCATGTTCGTGGTGATCAACCTGGTCGTCGACCTGCTGTACTTCGCCGTGGACCCGCGTCTACGCGTGCAGAGCAAATAA